The DNA window GCGCGGGTCATCCCGCGGCCGCCGGCGCATGAGGTATTATGGGAACATGAACAAGTTCTACCTGGCGATAAGGATACTGGTGCTTCTGGCCCTGCTGTTCCTGCTGGCGGCGGTCTTCTGGGGGGTCGCGAACAGGGAAAGGACCGTCGCTCACGACGGGAGCGAGGTGGCCCCGGAGTATCGCAGGACGAAACCCGCCGCCTACACATCAATTCTTCTCATCACCCTCGTGGTGCTCGGCATCTTCGTGGTCCTGGGGTCGATCGTTTTCGAGTACCACCGCTCGCGCTCCTTCAGGATCCCGCCGCGGGACGGGGAAGGAGGGGGGCGGCGGCGCGGCACGACCTGGTCTTGACGCCGGGAAAGAGCGCGCGCAAGCGTCCCGGTGCAGTCCGCGAGCTCGCGGGGGAGCGGCGGGATATGGAGGGAGACGATGCGCAAGGTCACCGTTCCCGATCTCCGCTGGTATGAGAACGAGCCGGCGGAGATCTCCTTCCCGGACCGCTGGACGGTGGAGGTGCTTGAGCCCCCGGGGTTCGGGAAGCCCGCCCTGGACGCACAGGGGATAGAGGCGGCCTTCCGGCATCCCATCGCCTGCCCTCCCCTGGCCGAGCTGGCGGGAGGCGCGAAGGAGGCGGTTATCGTCTTCGACGACATCACCCGGCCCACCCCGGTCAGCGAGGTGCTCCCCTACGTCCTGGAGCCGTTGAGGGAGGCGGGCATACCGCGTTCCAACATCCGCTTCATCCCCGCCCTGGGCATGCACGGGCCCATGAACAACATCGATTTCCGCAAGAAGCTGGGCGCGGATGTCGTGGAAGATTATGCCATCTACAACCACAATCCCTACGAGAACTGCGTCGACCTGGGGGAAAGCCCCAGCGGCATACCCGTCCATATCAACCGCGAGTTCATGTCCTGCGACCTGCGCATCGGCATAGGATGCATCACCCCCCACGTGCACGTGGGTTTCGGCGGGGGAGGAAAGATAATCCTCCCCGGCATCTGCGGGGTCCGCACCATCAAGGCCTTCCACCGCGACGTGGCCCAGAGAGGGCCGGAGACCATGGGCTTGGGCAAGGTGGAGGGCAACGTCATGTACGAGGAGATCAAGCACGTGACGAGGATGTCCGGCCTGCAGGTAAAGGTTGACGCGCTCATCAACGGAAGGGGGGAGATCAGCGACCTTTTCGTGGGGGATCCCCTCGCGGTTTACGACGCGGGGGTGGCGGCGGCCAGGGAACATTACGGCACGCAGGCGAGCCCGGGCAAGGACATCGTGGTCACCAACGCCTACGGCAAGTACAACGAGATGGCCATCTGCATGCTCATGTCCCTGATGACCGTGAACCTCGCGCGGGGGATCATCGTCCTGGTGGTCAACGCCCCCGAGGGCCAGGTATGCCATTACCTCATCCGCAGCTTCGGGAAGGATTACGGCGGCGAGTTCTACATGCGCATGGGACCGCCGCCCCCGGGGCTCAAGGTGATCGTCTGCTCGCGCTATCCCGACCGCACCATGTGCGATCTCTTCGCGCCCATAGAGGCGGTGACCGTGACCCGCGACTGGGGTGAGACCCTCGCCCTCCTGGAGGAGGAATTCCCCGGCGAGGCCTCGGTGGCGGTCATCCCCGACGGCACCATGCAGTATTTCAAGTGACCCGGAGAAGCGGGCGGCCCGGAAGACACCCGCGGCAGGCGCTCCTTTCTTGCTTCTTGCGCCCCTCGCCAGGGAAAAGGCGGTACGGCGGAGCCGTCACGGGGAATAATACGGGGGAAAAAACGTAGAAGGCAGGGACAAGATTCGCATAAAGGGGTGAAAGCCTGGTGGACAAGGAGATGATCGTGCAGGTGGTGGAAGAGGCCTGTCCCTTCGCTCAGCGCACGCACCTGCGGCTGAGGGGAATGGACGAGGCGGGGGGAAGGGTCACGCTGGTCATGGAGGACGACCCCTCCAACCTCAACGCTTTCGGGCTGGTGCACGCCGGGGCCATCTGCGGGCTGGCGGAAACCGCCGGCGGCATGGCCATCATGCGTTACCTCGACCCGCGCGAAGTGCTGGTGCTCAATACCGTCTTCAACATCCGCTACGTGCATCCCCCGCGGGGGGAGCTGTCATGCACGGCCCGCGTGGTGGAGGAGGAGGCCCGGGCCCTCATGGAGGAGTTCAGGAGGGAGGGGAGGGCGGACAAGGCCATGGACCTGAAGGTCTTCGACGCCGCCGGCACGCTGGTGGCCCAGGCGCAGGCCACCTTCCGTCTCGTCCCCACGCCGGAAGAATACGGGAAGTATTTCGGGAGCTGACGCGCTTCGCCGGCTGATACCGCGCTTTCTGGCCCGCAACCTCTTGGGGGAAGGAAGTATTTCGGGAGCTGGCGCGCTTAGCCGGCTGGCGCCGCATGCTTGCCGGGGTTCAAGGCCGGTCCAGGGAGCGCCTGAGCTCCGCGGCCAGCGCCGCGGCCCTCGTCACCGGGTCCTCGCCGGCCGCGAGGGCGTCCAGGGCCGCCTTCACCAGGGCGCTCCCCACCACCACCCCGTCCGCCATGCCGCCCACCTCGCGGCACTGCTCCGGGTTGGACACGCCCAAACCCGCCGCAAGGGGCACGGAACAGCACGAGCGCGCCCTCTCCAGGAAGGGCGCCAGATCGCGCGAGAGGCTTTCCCGCAGGCCGGTGGTCCCCTTCACCGCGAAGCAGTAGAGGAAGCCCCCGGTGTTCTTCCCCAGGAAGCGGAGCCGCTCCCTCGGGGTGGTCATGGAGGCGAAGAGAACGGCGTGCAACCCGCATCTCCCTGCCGCTTCCTTCCAGTCACCCATCTCCTCGGGCGGCAGGTCCGGGATGAGCACGCCGTCGACCCCGGCCGCGGCGGCGGCGGCGGCGAAGGAAGCGTGTCCCATGCGGTGCACGGGGTTGTAATAGGTCATGAGCAGCAGGGGCTTGTGCGTGGCCTCCCGCAGCCTCTCCGCCAGCGGGAATACGTCCCTCGGGCGGAAGCCCGTCTGCAGCGCCCTGTGGGATGATTCCTGTATCACCGGCCCGTCCAGCACGGGGTCGGAGAAGGGGATGCCCAGCTCCAGCGCGTCACAGTGCTCGAGCAGTCCTTGCGCCAGGCGGAGGGAGGAATCCTCGTCCGGGAAGCCGGCGGTGGCGAATCCGATGAGGACGGACCTGCCGTCACTTTCCCGGAACATGACGTCTACGCGGTTCATGCGCTCACCTCCCGCCGCTCTCCCCCGCAACCCGCTGCCCCGCGCTCCTCGCCGCCATGAGGGTGGAGACGTCCTTGTCCCCGCGCCCGGAAAGGCAGACCACCACGCTGCTTCCGGGGGGCATCGCGGGAGCGAGGCGGGCGGCGTAGGCCACCGCGTGGGCGCTCTCCAGCGCCGCAAGGATGCCCTCGCTGCGGCAGAGGAGGTCCACCGCCGCCAGCGCCTCCGCGTCCTCGACCCTCACGTATTCCACCCTGCCGCTCTCCTTGAGGAAGGCGTGTTCCGGCCCCACCCCCGGGTAGTCCAGCCCGGCGGAGATGGAATGTGTTTCCAGGACAAGGCCCTGCTCGTCCTGCAGCAGGTAGGAGCGGGCGCCGTGCAGCACCCCCACCGATCCCAGGCATAAGGTGCTCCCGTGCTCGCCGGGTCCCTCGCCCGTTCCTCCCGCCTCCACCCCGACCATGCGCACGGTGGTGTCCAGGAAGGGATGGAAGAGGCCGATGGAATTGCTGCCGCCGCCCACGCAGGCCACCAGGCAGTCGGGAAGGCGGCCCGTGCGCAGCAGGTGTTGCTCGCGCGCTTCCCGCCCGATGACCGACTGCAGGTCCCTCACCAGGGAGGGAAAGGGATGGGGCCCCACCACGGAGCCCAGGCAGTAATGCGTGTGCTCGCAGGTGGCCACCCAGTCCCGCAGGGCCTCGTTGACCGCATCCTTCAGGGTGCGCGAGCCGCTGCGCACGGGGATCACCCGTGCTCCCAGCAGCTCCATGCGGAAGACGTTGAGGGACTGCCTTTCCATGTCCACCTCGCCCATGTACACGTCGCATTCCATCCCCAGCAGGGCGGCGGCGGTGGCGGTGGCCACCCCGTGCTGGCCGGCGCCCGTCTCCGCTATCACGCGGCGCTTTCCCATGCGCCGCGCCAGCAGGCACTGCCCCAGGGTGTTGTTTATCTTGTGCGAGCCCGTGTGGCAGAGGTCCTCGCGCTTGAGGAAGACGGTGGCCCCTCCCAGCTCCCTCGACAGGCGTCGCGCCTCGTAGAGCGGGGTGGGCCTTCCCGCGTAATCGGCAAGGTATGAGGACAGTTCCTCGCGGAAGGAGGCGTCCTCGCGCGCCTCCCGGTAGGCCTCCTCCAGTTCCCGCAGGGGAGCGATGAGGGTCTCGGGGACGTAGCGCCCGCCGAACTCCCCGAAATGGCCGTGACCGTCGGCCGCGCCCATCGTTATTTGTTTTCCGGCTCTCATCTCCGCGCACCAGTCCTTTCCTTCTGGGTCTTGCTTTGCTTCTGCGCTCCCGTGCCGTGTTTACCAGGCGTTTCTCTCCTTCCCGCCCACGGGGCTTTCCCGCGTCTCCCCGCGCCGCAGCGCATCCCGCGCCGCGGAGGCGAAAGCCTCGAGGAGCGAGCGGTCCTTGCGTCCCGGGCGCCTCTCCACGCCGCTGGAGACGTCCACGCCGAAAGGCCCTACCGAGGAAACGGCGGCGCGCACGTTGCGCGGGTTGAGGCCGCCGGCCAGGATGACCCTCGTCCTCCCGGCCGCGAGTGCCGCCAGCCTCCAGTCGCCGGTAAGGCCCGTTCCTCCCTCCATGCCCTCGTCCCAGGTGTCGACGAGGACGGCGAACGCCCCGCGCCATTCCTCGATGATCTCCAGGTCTTCCGGGCAGCGGGGGCGCAGGCAGGGTATGGCGCGCTCCCCGAGCCTGCGCACGCTCTCCGCCGTGAACTCCCCGTGCAGCTGCACCAGGTCCAGGGAGCAGAAACGGGCGACGCGCCTTATCTCGGACTCTTCCTCCCCCACGAAGACGCCCACGCGCAGCACGGAGGAAGGGAGGCGCGCGCAGATGCTCCTGGCCCGGTCGGGGTCCACCCGCCGCGGGCTTGCGGCGAAGACGAAGCCGAGGGCGGAAAAGCCCGCGGCGCAGGCCGCGAGGCCGTCCCCGAGGGCGGTTATCCCGCAGGCCTTAATGTAGGGCATCCGCAACACCCCTCAGGCGCATCAGCTCCCTCTCCGGGTCGTCGCTGCCGCAGAGCGCTTCCCCCACCAGGAAGGCATCCACCCCCGCCTCCTGCGCCCTGGCGATGTCCTCCCGGCGCGCGTAGCCGCTCTCCGCCACCAGGGTGACGCCCGCGGGGACCAGCGGCGCCAGGCGCAGGGTCGTCTCCAGGTCCACGCGCAGCGTTTTGAGGTCGCGGTTGTTTATGCCGACCAGCTCAGCGTCCGAGCGCAGGGCGCGCGTCAGCTCCCGCTCGTCGTGCACCTCGACCAGGCATTCCAGGTGCAGCTCCCGCGCCCTTCCCATCAGCGCGGCCAGCGCCTCCTCCTCGAGCAGGGCGGTGATGAGCAGCACGGCCGAGGCCCCCGCGGCCCTCGCTTCCAGTAACTGGTAGGGATGGACGATGAAGTCCTTGCGCAGCAGGGGCAGCCGCGTGAGGGAGGCCGCTTCCCGCAGGTCCTCCAGGCTGCCGCCGAAATGGTACGGCTCGGTGAGCACGGAGACCGCCAGCGCCCCCCCGCGCTCGTAGGCGGACAGGATTGAGGCCAGCTCCAGGCCCTTGTTTATGTCGCCGCGCGAAGGGGAACGGCGCTTTATCTCCGCGATGATACCGCTCTCCCCATCCCGCCTGCCGGCGAGGGCGGCGCGCAGGGAGGGCGGCGCGGGAAGGCGGTCGCACCTTTCCTCCAGCCTCTCGGCGGGGAGGGCGCTCTCGTCGCGGCGCACCCTTTCGCGGCTCAGGGAGGCCATGCGTTCCAGGAACATGCTATCCTCCTCGCCTGGAAAAATGTACCAGCTCAAGGAGCTTGGCGAGGGCCCTTCCCGAATCGATGGACTCCTCCGCGGCGGCCAGGCCTTCCTCAAGGTCGTCCGCCTTGCCGGCCAGCACCAGGGCGGCGGCGGCGTTGAGGACCGCGATGTCCCGGCGGGGACCCCTCTTTCCCGCCAGGATCTCGTCCCTGATGATGGCGGCGTTGGAAGGGGCGTCGCCC is part of the Actinomycetota bacterium genome and encodes:
- a CDS encoding DUF2088 domain-containing protein, whose amino-acid sequence is MQSASSRGSGGIWRETMRKVTVPDLRWYENEPAEISFPDRWTVEVLEPPGFGKPALDAQGIEAAFRHPIACPPLAELAGGAKEAVIVFDDITRPTPVSEVLPYVLEPLREAGIPRSNIRFIPALGMHGPMNNIDFRKKLGADVVEDYAIYNHNPYENCVDLGESPSGIPVHINREFMSCDLRIGIGCITPHVHVGFGGGGKIILPGICGVRTIKAFHRDVAQRGPETMGLGKVEGNVMYEEIKHVTRMSGLQVKVDALINGRGEISDLFVGDPLAVYDAGVAAAREHYGTQASPGKDIVVTNAYGKYNEMAICMLMSLMTVNLARGIIVLVVNAPEGQVCHYLIRSFGKDYGGEFYMRMGPPPPGLKVIVCSRYPDRTMCDLFAPIEAVTVTRDWGETLALLEEEFPGEASVAVIPDGTMQYFK
- a CDS encoding PaaI family thioesterase gives rise to the protein MDKEMIVQVVEEACPFAQRTHLRLRGMDEAGGRVTLVMEDDPSNLNAFGLVHAGAICGLAETAGGMAIMRYLDPREVLVLNTVFNIRYVHPPRGELSCTARVVEEEARALMEEFRREGRADKAMDLKVFDAAGTLVAQAQATFRLVPTPEEYGKYFGS
- a CDS encoding tryptophan synthase subunit alpha translates to MNRVDVMFRESDGRSVLIGFATAGFPDEDSSLRLAQGLLEHCDALELGIPFSDPVLDGPVIQESSHRALQTGFRPRDVFPLAERLREATHKPLLLMTYYNPVHRMGHASFAAAAAAAGVDGVLIPDLPPEEMGDWKEAAGRCGLHAVLFASMTTPRERLRFLGKNTGGFLYCFAVKGTTGLRESLSRDLAPFLERARSCCSVPLAAGLGVSNPEQCREVGGMADGVVVGSALVKAALDALAAGEDPVTRAAALAAELRRSLDRP
- the trpB gene encoding tryptophan synthase subunit beta, which codes for MGAADGHGHFGEFGGRYVPETLIAPLRELEEAYREAREDASFREELSSYLADYAGRPTPLYEARRLSRELGGATVFLKREDLCHTGSHKINNTLGQCLLARRMGKRRVIAETGAGQHGVATATAAALLGMECDVYMGEVDMERQSLNVFRMELLGARVIPVRSGSRTLKDAVNEALRDWVATCEHTHYCLGSVVGPHPFPSLVRDLQSVIGREAREQHLLRTGRLPDCLVACVGGGSNSIGLFHPFLDTTVRMVGVEAGGTGEGPGEHGSTLCLGSVGVLHGARSYLLQDEQGLVLETHSISAGLDYPGVGPEHAFLKESGRVEYVRVEDAEALAAVDLLCRSEGILAALESAHAVAYAARLAPAMPPGSSVVVCLSGRGDKDVSTLMAARSAGQRVAGESGGR
- a CDS encoding phosphoribosylanthranilate isomerase; the encoded protein is MPYIKACGITALGDGLAACAAGFSALGFVFAASPRRVDPDRARSICARLPSSVLRVGVFVGEEESEIRRVARFCSLDLVQLHGEFTAESVRRLGERAIPCLRPRCPEDLEIIEEWRGAFAVLVDTWDEGMEGGTGLTGDWRLAALAAGRTRVILAGGLNPRNVRAAVSSVGPFGVDVSSGVERRPGRKDRSLLEAFASAARDALRRGETRESPVGGKERNAW
- the trpC gene encoding indole-3-glycerol phosphate synthase TrpC, whose amino-acid sequence is MFLERMASLSRERVRRDESALPAERLEERCDRLPAPPSLRAALAGRRDGESGIIAEIKRRSPSRGDINKGLELASILSAYERGGALAVSVLTEPYHFGGSLEDLREAASLTRLPLLRKDFIVHPYQLLEARAAGASAVLLITALLEEEALAALMGRARELHLECLVEVHDERELTRALRSDAELVGINNRDLKTLRVDLETTLRLAPLVPAGVTLVAESGYARREDIARAQEAGVDAFLVGEALCGSDDPERELMRLRGVADALH